The following are encoded in a window of Allosphingosinicella indica genomic DNA:
- a CDS encoding efflux transporter outer membrane subunit: protein MIRTLLSSTAALALAACATGPDYAPPAVPTGAAGPFVSASAAVSPSPTANDRWWQLYRDPVLDGLIADALAANTDIRVAAARLMKARASLREVKGDRLPQVTAGASATYGRASAIQRPAGAAREDWTVDAGLDVAYEVDLFGRVSRGVEAARGDVAAAEADADAVRVAIVADTTRAYADAASAAERLAVAERIVALLDRSLKVTQRRAEVGMTTGLDTARVAALRNQRQAEVPAIAAERQAALFRLATLTGRTPAGLPPVAAARQETLRLDDPIPVGDGAALLARRPDVRAAERRLAAATARIGVATADLYPRITLGGSVGSTSSGLGNLFGAGPLNWLLGPLISWAVNPTQARARIAGAEADAQEALAAFDGIVLTALEETETGLSNYAKAIERWQALLAARDEAAIAARITRAQRREGQIDSLAQIDAERTFADAEAALALADAQISRSQIDLLKALGGRWTA from the coding sequence ATGATCCGCACTCTATTGTCCTCCACCGCAGCGCTCGCGCTCGCGGCGTGTGCGACCGGCCCCGATTATGCGCCTCCGGCCGTCCCGACGGGCGCCGCCGGCCCGTTTGTGTCGGCCAGCGCCGCCGTCAGCCCATCCCCGACCGCCAACGACCGCTGGTGGCAGCTTTATCGTGATCCGGTGCTCGACGGACTGATCGCCGACGCGCTTGCCGCCAATACCGACATCCGCGTCGCCGCCGCGCGCCTGATGAAGGCACGCGCAAGCCTGCGCGAAGTAAAGGGCGACCGGCTGCCGCAGGTCACCGCCGGAGCCAGCGCGACATATGGCCGCGCATCGGCGATCCAGCGCCCGGCGGGCGCCGCGCGTGAGGACTGGACCGTCGATGCCGGGCTCGACGTCGCCTACGAAGTCGATCTGTTCGGCCGGGTCAGCCGCGGCGTGGAAGCCGCCCGCGGCGATGTCGCCGCAGCCGAGGCGGATGCGGATGCCGTGCGCGTTGCGATCGTCGCGGACACGACGCGCGCCTATGCCGATGCCGCGTCGGCCGCCGAGAGGCTCGCCGTCGCCGAGCGGATCGTCGCGCTTCTCGATCGATCGCTGAAGGTGACGCAGCGCCGCGCCGAGGTCGGCATGACGACCGGCCTCGACACGGCGCGCGTTGCAGCGCTGCGCAATCAGCGCCAGGCGGAGGTGCCCGCCATCGCCGCCGAGCGGCAGGCTGCGCTCTTTCGGCTTGCGACGCTGACCGGACGGACCCCGGCGGGGCTGCCGCCGGTCGCCGCCGCGCGCCAAGAGACGCTTCGCCTCGACGACCCGATCCCCGTCGGAGACGGCGCTGCCCTCCTCGCGCGCCGGCCGGACGTTCGCGCCGCCGAGCGCCGTCTCGCTGCGGCGACCGCCCGGATCGGGGTCGCTACCGCCGACCTCTATCCGCGGATCACCCTCGGCGGATCGGTCGGGTCGACCAGCTCTGGGCTCGGCAACCTGTTCGGCGCCGGGCCGCTGAACTGGCTGCTGGGCCCGTTGATCAGCTGGGCCGTCAATCCCACCCAGGCACGCGCAAGGATTGCTGGCGCCGAGGCGGATGCGCAAGAAGCGCTCGCCGCCTTCGACGGCATCGTGTTGACGGCGCTAGAGGAAACCGAGACCGGACTGTCGAACTACGCGAAAGCGATCGAGCGGTGGCAGGCGTTGCTGGCGGCGCGCGACGAGGCAGCGATAGCCGCCCGGATCACGCGCGCGCAGCGACGCGAAGGCCAGATCGACAGCCTCGCCCAAATTGATGCGGAACGGACCTTCGCGGACGCAGAAGCCGCACTTGCCCTCGCAGACGCCCAAATCAGCCGTTCTCAGATTGATCTGTTGAAGGCGCTGGGCGGGAGATGGACCGCCTGA
- a CDS encoding TonB-dependent receptor, producing MGHRATGLLTATSLIACVAAAAPALAQEAAPAPAPDAAPPRPTASNAGLSGDIVVTARKRGEEMLQDIPASISAIGGEELARRGVSGFEDFAYQVPGLTFTNQGPGLKRYTLRGIQSAGQEQVAVYYDEVPIPGIQSSTGDSGSQIGDLQLYDMSRVEVLKGPQSTTFGANSQTGAIRFITNKPNLSTVEGSVKVEANIVSGGNEGGDIYGMINMPIVQDTLGLRVVGYYDRTAGYVDNVRLGNKNINSDNTAGFRAILRLEPSPDWSIDAMAWYQRRDTNGASEYSPYDSFRERGDSSDPGWNDRVPRFAYFETGKFNSGSYVKSPRPDRQELYSLTANGDLGFAALTVTGSVYKRNLQFYRDNFVWSLGVGPAGEICPSGNPCVRPDLVPQLTDQTQDLNQKTFEARLNSTGSGPFQWVTGVFYRDRDSDFRSFSPLVDENGDVIVASTPPTGFSTAPGAGIEGCNPCAFARINTRRIKEKAIFGEGTFDITDSLEVMAGLRWFEAKQRDNGATLFQFPTFGSTLPAPYNRRVDENRFIPKGQISFKPTQDLTFYALAAKGYRLGGTNQSAAVAVPDGYESDSLWNYELGMKSTWFDRRLIFNAAIYQIDWDNIQVTGRDPTNSFGFIGNAGAARIQGMEVEVQARPADGLDISAGFNWLPKRELTEDQVSADIAAPGRKGDKIPRIPAFTANFSAQYSAELVEGWNGFIRGDYSFKGKSGTELRPVVPAGALNLYRTQRSFSLVNARIGANNDDNGLGVALFMDNIFDVQGDVFLAAAANVPTTKITNRPRTVGIELTKRF from the coding sequence ATGGGGCATCGCGCAACCGGACTTCTAACCGCGACATCGCTGATCGCATGCGTGGCCGCCGCCGCGCCTGCGCTCGCTCAGGAGGCCGCGCCAGCGCCCGCCCCGGACGCCGCGCCGCCGCGGCCGACAGCGTCGAACGCGGGGCTAAGCGGCGATATCGTCGTCACCGCCCGCAAGCGCGGCGAGGAGATGTTGCAGGACATTCCAGCGTCGATCAGCGCCATCGGCGGCGAGGAGCTGGCGCGACGCGGTGTCTCGGGCTTCGAAGATTTCGCCTATCAAGTCCCTGGCCTTACTTTCACCAATCAGGGACCGGGTCTCAAGCGCTACACCTTGCGCGGCATCCAGTCGGCCGGGCAGGAACAGGTCGCGGTCTATTATGACGAGGTGCCCATTCCCGGCATCCAGAGCTCGACCGGAGACAGCGGCTCGCAGATCGGCGACCTCCAGCTTTACGACATGTCGCGCGTCGAGGTTTTGAAGGGGCCGCAGAGCACCACGTTTGGCGCCAATTCGCAGACGGGCGCGATCCGTTTCATCACCAACAAGCCGAACCTGTCCACCGTCGAAGGATCGGTGAAGGTCGAAGCCAATATCGTGTCCGGCGGCAACGAGGGCGGCGACATCTATGGCATGATCAACATGCCGATCGTGCAGGACACCTTGGGCCTGCGCGTCGTCGGCTATTATGATCGCACCGCCGGCTATGTCGACAACGTCCGGCTGGGCAACAAGAACATCAATTCGGACAACACGGCCGGCTTCCGCGCGATCCTGCGGCTGGAGCCATCGCCCGACTGGTCGATCGACGCCATGGCCTGGTATCAGCGGCGCGACACGAATGGCGCCAGCGAATACAGCCCGTACGACAGCTTCCGCGAGCGCGGCGACAGCAGCGATCCGGGCTGGAACGACCGGGTGCCGCGCTTCGCTTATTTCGAAACGGGGAAATTCAATTCCGGCAGCTACGTCAAATCGCCGCGTCCGGACCGGCAGGAGCTCTACTCGCTGACCGCCAATGGCGATCTGGGCTTCGCGGCGCTGACCGTCACGGGGTCGGTCTACAAGCGCAATCTGCAATTCTATCGCGACAATTTCGTCTGGTCCCTTGGCGTTGGCCCAGCAGGCGAAATCTGCCCCAGCGGCAATCCCTGCGTCCGGCCCGATCTCGTGCCACAGCTCACCGATCAGACGCAGGATCTGAACCAGAAGACCTTCGAGGCGCGCCTCAACTCGACCGGCAGCGGGCCGTTCCAGTGGGTCACCGGCGTATTCTACCGCGATCGCGATTCCGATTTTCGCAGCTTCTCGCCGTTGGTCGACGAGAATGGCGATGTGATCGTCGCGAGCACGCCGCCCACCGGCTTCTCCACCGCTCCCGGCGCCGGCATCGAGGGATGCAACCCGTGTGCCTTCGCCCGCATCAACACGCGCCGGATCAAGGAAAAGGCGATCTTCGGCGAAGGCACGTTCGACATTACCGACAGCCTGGAGGTGATGGCCGGCCTGCGCTGGTTCGAAGCGAAGCAGCGCGACAATGGCGCCACCTTGTTCCAGTTCCCGACCTTCGGGAGCACATTGCCCGCTCCCTACAATCGCCGGGTGGACGAAAACCGCTTCATTCCGAAGGGCCAGATATCGTTCAAGCCCACCCAGGACCTCACCTTCTACGCGCTCGCGGCAAAGGGGTATCGCCTCGGCGGCACCAACCAGTCCGCCGCAGTGGCGGTGCCGGATGGTTACGAATCGGATTCTCTGTGGAATTACGAGCTCGGCATGAAATCGACCTGGTTCGATCGCCGCCTGATCTTCAATGCGGCAATCTACCAGATCGACTGGGACAATATCCAGGTCACCGGCCGCGATCCGACCAATTCGTTCGGCTTCATCGGCAATGCCGGCGCTGCCCGCATCCAGGGCATGGAAGTGGAAGTGCAGGCGCGCCCGGCCGACGGGCTCGACATTTCGGCGGGCTTCAACTGGCTGCCGAAGCGCGAGCTGACCGAGGACCAGGTCAGCGCCGACATCGCGGCCCCCGGCAGGAAGGGCGACAAGATACCTCGCATCCCGGCCTTCACCGCCAACTTCTCAGCGCAGTACAGCGCCGAACTCGTCGAAGGATGGAACGGGTTCATCCGCGGCGATTACAGCTTCAAGGGCAAGTCCGGTACGGAGCTGCGTCCCGTCGTTCCTGCGGGCGCGCTCAACCTTTATCGCACGCAGCGCAGCTTCAGCCTCGTCAATGCCCGGATCGGCGCGAACAATGACGATAATGGCCTGGGCGTGGCGCTGTTCATGGACAATATCTTCGACGTGCAGGGCGACGTGTTCCTGGCGGCGGCAGCCAATGTGCCGACCACGAAGATCACCAACCGCCCCCGGACGGTCGGGATCGAACTGACCAAGCGCTTCTGA
- a CDS encoding cupin domain-containing protein yields the protein MTGHDCSLDCPRIANRKPYYRELRAGRTYPWCACGRSTRQPFCDGRSHIGTGFEPVQYVAKADGEEVLFCDCKHTQTPPFCDGTHSNLPGGYEDDDTAAAGPQPPIVAAGTDGFARLDGCCFVVSPPDSGDRYQLSTLVAPSLGAQHQSQFHLRLTSGASPVLSARGVDAILWVRSGNGEIEIGERRFALSAPCGVYVRAGEAFRVHAATALTAYVSACPAVEALDEQADMPPHFDQAWPERVVPIDEAGRTAMGPRWFQMLVDKRIGSTTAAQFIGHIPTSRAEMHRHLYEEALVILSGEGIIWNEGSAARVRAGDVIFFPRKHLHALECTAPEGMDVVGLIHPGDNPGINY from the coding sequence GTGACCGGCCATGACTGCTCGCTGGATTGCCCGCGCATCGCGAACCGCAAGCCTTATTATCGCGAGCTGAGGGCCGGACGCACCTATCCCTGGTGCGCTTGCGGCCGTTCGACCCGGCAGCCGTTCTGCGATGGCCGCTCGCATATCGGGACGGGCTTCGAACCCGTCCAATATGTTGCCAAGGCGGATGGCGAAGAGGTGCTGTTCTGCGATTGCAAGCACACCCAGACGCCGCCCTTCTGTGATGGAACGCATAGCAACCTGCCTGGCGGATATGAGGATGACGACACCGCCGCCGCCGGGCCGCAGCCGCCAATCGTCGCGGCCGGGACCGACGGCTTCGCCCGCCTCGATGGCTGCTGCTTCGTCGTGTCGCCCCCTGACTCCGGTGATCGTTATCAACTGAGCACGCTGGTCGCGCCTTCGCTGGGAGCGCAGCATCAATCGCAATTCCACCTGCGGCTGACCAGTGGCGCTTCGCCGGTGCTATCGGCGCGTGGCGTAGATGCGATCCTGTGGGTGCGGAGCGGCAATGGCGAGATCGAGATCGGCGAGCGCCGCTTCGCGCTTTCCGCGCCCTGCGGTGTCTATGTCCGCGCCGGCGAGGCATTTCGCGTCCATGCCGCAACCGCGCTGACGGCCTATGTCTCCGCTTGCCCGGCGGTGGAAGCACTGGACGAGCAGGCCGATATGCCGCCCCATTTCGATCAGGCATGGCCGGAACGCGTGGTGCCGATCGACGAGGCTGGCCGCACCGCGATGGGGCCGCGCTGGTTCCAGATGCTGGTCGACAAACGCATCGGCTCGACCACAGCTGCGCAGTTCATCGGCCATATTCCGACCTCTCGCGCCGAGATGCACCGCCATCTCTACGAAGAGGCGCTGGTCATCCTTTCGGGCGAGGGGATCATCTGGAACGAGGGCAGCGCGGCGCGGGTGCGCGCAGGCGACGTGATCTTCTTCCCGCGCAAGCATCTTCATGCGCTGGAGTGCACAGCGCCAGAGGGCATGGACGTCGTGGGCCTCATTCACCCCGGCGACAATCCCGGGATCAATTACTGA
- a CDS encoding aminotransferase class V-fold PLP-dependent enzyme: protein MTLIPDLDAVRARFASLPDLAYFSSGSYGLIADSVSGAFEDYMADRIANGANWGGWVGRLESVRGQVARMFGVDTDEIAITGSASAGINAIASAFDFTGPRNKIVLSNFEFPTSGQIWHAQEPAGARIEHVEEAGDGTIALENFAQAIDDRTAIVAISHVCYRHGGKIPDADIREIVRIAHTHGAIVILDCYQSVGAERIDPRDLGVDICVGGMLKYLLGTAGIGFLYVRADLTQELAPRATGWFAQDDPNAMDIFANAPSATARRFEAGTPPVPSLFAAGAGLALILDIGLDAIGDHVRTITRYALDRFQAEDIRVFTPDDDARRGPLIALPSHEEVKLVDALAADKVITSSRDGRIRAGFHFYNDEADVERLVAALIKNRDLLGPVG from the coding sequence GTGACCCTGATCCCCGATCTCGACGCAGTCCGGGCGCGTTTCGCCTCGCTGCCCGACCTCGCCTATTTCAGCAGCGGGTCCTACGGCCTGATCGCCGACAGCGTTAGCGGCGCATTCGAAGACTATATGGCCGATCGCATCGCCAATGGGGCGAATTGGGGCGGCTGGGTCGGCCGGCTGGAATCGGTGCGCGGCCAGGTCGCGCGGATGTTCGGCGTCGATACGGACGAAATCGCGATCACCGGCTCGGCATCGGCGGGCATCAACGCGATCGCCAGCGCGTTCGACTTCACCGGGCCGCGCAACAAGATCGTCCTCTCCAATTTCGAATTCCCGACCAGCGGGCAGATCTGGCACGCGCAGGAGCCGGCCGGCGCGCGGATCGAGCATGTCGAGGAAGCCGGGGACGGCACGATCGCGCTCGAGAATTTTGCCCAAGCCATCGACGATCGCACCGCCATCGTGGCGATTTCGCACGTCTGCTATCGCCACGGCGGCAAGATACCGGATGCCGACATCCGCGAGATCGTCCGCATCGCGCATACCCATGGCGCTATCGTGATCCTGGATTGCTACCAGTCGGTCGGTGCGGAGCGCATCGACCCGCGCGACCTTGGCGTCGACATCTGCGTCGGCGGCATGTTGAAATATCTGCTCGGCACCGCGGGCATCGGCTTTCTCTACGTGCGCGCCGATCTGACGCAGGAACTCGCGCCGCGCGCCACCGGCTGGTTCGCGCAGGACGATCCGAACGCGATGGATATTTTCGCCAATGCGCCCAGCGCGACGGCGCGGCGGTTCGAGGCGGGAACGCCGCCCGTGCCGAGCCTGTTCGCGGCGGGAGCGGGGCTCGCGCTGATCCTCGACATCGGCCTCGACGCCATCGGCGATCATGTGCGCACGATCACCCGTTACGCGCTCGATCGCTTCCAGGCCGAGGACATCCGGGTCTTCACCCCCGATGACGACGCCCGGCGCGGCCCGCTGATCGCCTTGCCGTCTCACGAGGAGGTGAAGCTGGTCGATGCGCTGGCCGCCGACAAGGTGATCACGTCCAGCCGCGACGGCAGGATCCGCGCCGGCTTCCACTTCTACAATGACGAGGCGGACGTCGAGCGACTGGTTGCCGCCCTCATCAAGAACCGCGATCTGCTGGGGCCAGTTGGCTGA
- a CDS encoding sodium-dependent transporter, translated as MNKASDKVAGEVWTSKLAFLFATAAAAIGLGSLWRFPYVAGANGGGAFVLLYILFVLVICVPIMIGEMAMGRRGHGSVIGSMNRLIRAEGAWSGWRAIGWLSIAIPFFGLSYYSVVAGWGVDYARLAIVRGFAGIDATGSRGVFEELIGSPWRQAAFQFAFIAGVAIVVALGVRRGIEFVSKIKMVALFVVLIGLVLYNAVTVGLGPSLTFLFYPDFSALTGAGVLTALGQALFSTAIGVGVLMTYSAYLPKGVSLPQSAAIVSGSVIFIAMMAGLAIFPSVLFYGLEPTEGPNLIFVTLPVAFGGMPGGRIVSIAFFSLIALGAFTTAVGMLEPVVAWLMERTGLPRARLSYLTALAIFGVGLPSTLSFNLLKDVHPLGFLPPFAGKTFFDVLDFGIADLLLPLNALLLALFAGWAIRRTITPVETDLSPSAFRIWHLTVAIVAPVAIVGLMIHILA; from the coding sequence ATGAACAAAGCGTCCGACAAGGTGGCCGGCGAAGTCTGGACGTCGAAGCTCGCTTTCCTTTTCGCGACCGCGGCGGCGGCGATCGGCCTCGGCAGCCTCTGGCGCTTCCCCTATGTCGCGGGCGCCAACGGCGGCGGCGCGTTCGTGCTCCTCTACATTCTGTTCGTGCTGGTCATCTGCGTGCCGATCATGATTGGCGAAATGGCGATGGGCCGGCGTGGCCACGGCAGCGTGATCGGCAGCATGAACCGGCTGATCCGTGCCGAAGGTGCCTGGAGCGGCTGGCGGGCGATCGGCTGGCTGAGCATCGCCATCCCCTTCTTCGGCCTCAGCTATTACAGCGTCGTCGCGGGGTGGGGCGTGGATTATGCCCGGCTGGCGATCGTGCGCGGCTTCGCGGGCATCGACGCAACCGGATCGCGCGGCGTGTTCGAGGAACTGATCGGATCGCCCTGGCGGCAGGCGGCCTTCCAGTTCGCCTTCATCGCCGGGGTGGCCATCGTCGTGGCGCTGGGCGTGCGGCGCGGCATCGAGTTCGTCTCTAAGATCAAGATGGTCGCGCTGTTCGTCGTGCTGATCGGGCTGGTCCTCTACAATGCCGTCACCGTCGGCCTCGGCCCGTCGCTCACCTTCCTCTTCTATCCGGATTTCAGCGCGCTGACGGGCGCCGGTGTGCTTACCGCGCTCGGCCAGGCCCTGTTCTCCACCGCAATCGGCGTCGGCGTGCTGATGACCTACAGTGCCTATCTGCCCAAAGGCGTCTCATTGCCCCAGTCCGCGGCGATCGTGTCGGGATCGGTGATCTTCATCGCAATGATGGCGGGGCTGGCGATCTTCCCTTCGGTGCTGTTCTACGGGCTTGAGCCGACCGAGGGGCCGAACCTGATTTTCGTGACGCTTCCGGTGGCGTTCGGCGGCATGCCGGGCGGACGGATCGTGAGCATCGCGTTCTTCAGCCTTATCGCATTGGGGGCGTTCACAACGGCGGTGGGCATGCTCGAACCGGTGGTCGCCTGGCTGATGGAGCGCACCGGCCTGCCGCGCGCGCGCCTCTCCTATCTCACCGCGCTCGCCATCTTCGGCGTCGGCCTGCCGTCCACCTTGTCGTTCAACCTGCTGAAGGACGTCCATCCGCTCGGCTTCCTGCCGCCCTTCGCGGGCAAGACCTTCTTCGACGTGCTCGATTTCGGCATCGCGGACTTGTTGCTGCCGCTGAATGCGCTGCTGCTCGCGCTGTTCGCGGGCTGGGCGATCCGGCGGACCATCACCCCGGTCGAAACCGATCTCAGCCCGTCCGCCTTCCGTATCTGGCACCTGACCGTCGCCATTGTCGCGCCGGTCGCCATCGTCGGGCTGATGATTCACATCCTGGCCTGA
- a CDS encoding MarR family winged helix-turn-helix transcriptional regulator codes for MTVGDALAGPTKRATTAAEGAFKKGDRWMDDYLPYQLYRVTNRLNVRLQGRLKAIGINLSQWRVLSVLRSYGTLSISGIVDYTLMEQPTVSRVVVQLEQDGMVTRRISADDSRMSDITLVAKGAEAFDAIRESAYRHEKMALEGLDAELLSSLRKTLQRIERNIDLYE; via the coding sequence ATGACCGTGGGGGATGCGTTGGCCGGACCGACGAAAAGGGCGACGACTGCCGCCGAGGGCGCGTTCAAAAAGGGCGACCGGTGGATGGACGACTACCTCCCCTATCAGCTCTATCGCGTCACCAACCGATTGAACGTCCGGTTGCAGGGCCGGCTGAAGGCGATCGGGATCAATCTGTCGCAATGGCGGGTGCTCAGCGTGCTGCGCTCCTACGGCACGCTCAGCATCAGCGGTATCGTCGATTATACCTTGATGGAACAGCCGACGGTGAGCCGCGTGGTCGTGCAACTGGAGCAGGACGGCATGGTGACCCGGCGGATTTCCGCCGACGATTCGCGAATGTCGGACATCACCCTGGTCGCAAAAGGCGCGGAGGCATTCGACGCAATCCGCGAATCCGCCTACCGGCATGAGAAGATGGCGCTGGAGGGGCTGGACGCGGAACTGTTGTCTTCGCTGCGCAAAACGTTGCAGCGCATCGAGCGCAATATCGATCTCTATGAATGA
- a CDS encoding VOC family protein, translating to MPDSPSQTTPIPPVDGVLTMFYYNDLQAAADWYHRVLGFEKILIAEGLVLFRIHEGSQLALVGKGYGSQQPLAGTNKGAILSIQTRALQQWHERIASHEAEGIGHELHRGGNGRTVEFKVRDPEGYTIEFFEWVE from the coding sequence ATGCCCGACTCCCCGAGCCAGACCACGCCGATCCCGCCGGTCGATGGTGTGCTCACCATGTTCTACTACAACGATCTGCAGGCGGCGGCGGACTGGTATCATCGGGTCCTGGGCTTCGAGAAGATCCTGATCGCCGAAGGCCTCGTGCTGTTCCGCATCCATGAGGGCAGCCAGCTCGCGTTGGTCGGGAAGGGATATGGCAGCCAGCAGCCCCTTGCCGGAACCAACAAGGGCGCGATCCTGTCGATTCAGACGCGCGCGCTGCAACAGTGGCACGAGCGGATCGCGAGCCACGAGGCCGAGGGGATCGGCCACGAGCTGCACCGCGGCGGCAACGGTCGCACCGTAGAGTTCAAGGTGCGCGATCCGGAAGGCTATACGATCGAATTTTTCGAATGGGTCGAGTGA
- a CDS encoding metal-dependent hydrolase family protein: MKMRWVCAAALTMVLGNAANAETTPVPGTPPHPAAFAATPSILHAGKLLAVPGERPMEQATIIVGGDGRINSVRQGYFDAAGLGLPANTAVIDLKTKFVLPGFMDMHVHLSSGGAARSPMTRLRQGPEYYAVNAYANGYRTLMAGFTTVRDLGSPGDSMFGLRDAIRDGIVAGPKIIAAGEGISPTNGHADAHGLRRDLMEAQIRPGVCDGADDCRRAVRNAIKYGANVIKVHVTGGVLDESDAGTGQQFTQEELEAIVEAGHAMGRKVTTHAHGKAGIDAAVRAGYDSIEHAMWADEESLKLMKQRGTWLVPTVWPITWVGDTPEKVRQGPFKDLAPNSLAKLYQLGDQPKKLVRMAIRLGVNIALGTDNGIAPHGTNGYEMLEYVEAGMTPMEALKTGTVNAAMAGGVPDRGKIAPGLAADIIALDADPLQDIRAVLDVDFVMRDGIVFKQAGKGVSE, encoded by the coding sequence ATGAAGATGCGATGGGTGTGCGCCGCGGCGCTGACCATGGTCCTGGGTAACGCGGCGAACGCCGAAACGACGCCGGTGCCGGGCACGCCGCCCCACCCCGCCGCATTCGCCGCAACGCCCAGCATCCTCCATGCCGGCAAGCTGCTGGCGGTGCCGGGCGAGCGGCCGATGGAGCAGGCGACGATCATCGTCGGCGGCGACGGCCGGATCAATTCCGTCCGGCAAGGCTATTTCGATGCGGCCGGGCTCGGTCTGCCTGCGAACACCGCCGTGATCGACCTCAAGACCAAGTTCGTACTCCCGGGCTTCATGGACATGCACGTCCACCTATCGTCCGGCGGAGCCGCGCGAAGCCCGATGACGCGGCTGCGGCAAGGCCCGGAATATTATGCCGTCAACGCCTATGCCAACGGCTACCGTACACTGATGGCGGGCTTCACCACCGTCCGCGACCTCGGATCGCCGGGCGACTCGATGTTCGGCCTACGCGATGCGATCCGCGACGGGATCGTTGCCGGTCCCAAGATCATCGCGGCAGGCGAAGGGATCAGCCCGACCAACGGCCATGCCGATGCCCACGGCCTGCGCCGCGACCTGATGGAAGCGCAGATCCGCCCGGGCGTCTGCGATGGTGCCGACGATTGCCGGCGCGCGGTCCGCAACGCGATCAAATATGGCGCCAACGTCATCAAGGTACATGTCACCGGCGGGGTCCTCGATGAATCGGACGCCGGCACCGGGCAGCAATTCACCCAGGAAGAGCTGGAGGCCATCGTCGAGGCCGGCCACGCCATGGGCCGCAAGGTCACCACCCACGCGCACGGCAAAGCGGGCATCGATGCCGCAGTGCGCGCCGGCTATGATTCGATCGAACATGCAATGTGGGCGGACGAGGAAAGCCTGAAGCTGATGAAGCAGCGCGGCACCTGGCTCGTCCCGACGGTGTGGCCGATCACCTGGGTCGGCGACACGCCGGAAAAGGTGCGGCAGGGGCCGTTCAAGGACTTGGCGCCCAATTCGCTGGCGAAGCTCTACCAGCTCGGCGACCAGCCGAAGAAGCTGGTGCGGATGGCGATCAGGCTGGGCGTCAACATCGCGCTGGGCACCGACAACGGTATCGCCCCGCACGGCACAAACGGCTACGAAATGCTGGAATATGTCGAGGCCGGCATGACGCCGATGGAGGCGCTCAAGACCGGCACGGTGAACGCGGCGATGGCCGGCGGCGTGCCGGATCGCGGCAAGATCGCGCCGGGGCTCGCCGCCGATATCATCGCGCTCGACGCCGATCCGCTGCAGGACATCCGCGCCGTGCTCGACGTCGATTTCGTGATGCGAGACGGCATCGTGTTCAAGCAGGCTGGCAAGGGGGTGAGCGAATGA